Part of the Candidatus Binatia bacterium genome is shown below.
CCGCCGCACCGGCGCTCGCCACCTTCGGCGGGGTGCGCCGCCGGCTGGAGCGGATCGGCGGCCATCACGGTGTCGACGTCTTCGACGACTTCGCGCACAACCCCGTGAAGATCCGGGCCGCGCTGCGCGCGCTCCGCCCCGCGGGGTCGCTTCGCGTTTACTACCAGCCCCACGGCTACGGCCCCACGCGCTTTTTCGCCGAGGAGATGACCGAGGCGTTCCGCGACGAGCTCCGCTCGGGCGACCGCCTGTACCTGGCGCCGATCTACGACGCCGGGGGCACGGCCGACCGCTCGATCCGCTCCGAGGATCTCGTCCGCAGCATGGGCGACCGCGGGGTTCCCGTGGTCCTCGCCCCCACGCGGGACGAGGCGTCGCGGGCCATGACCGAGGAGCTCCGGCCCGGCGACCGGCTCCTGGTCATGGGCGCCCGCGACGACACCCTTCCCGCCTTCGCCCGGTCGGTCTACGCCGCGCTAGTCACGCGCGACGACGCGCCGGCCGCACAGCGCGAACGCGCCTAGTCCCGCCAGCCAGAGCGATCCCGACCCGGGCTCGGGCAGCGAGATCGGATCGGGAGGCGGAGGCGCTGTCTCGCCGGCCTCGCTGAAGCTGCCGGTCCACGCGCCGCACGTCACGCTGATCCCCCCGAACGAGAAGGTGGGGATGTCGAACCCGAACCCGAGGCGCGCTCCCTCGGTCATCCGCTGGAACGCCGAGATCCGCACGAAATCGGGGATGTCGATCCACTGGCCGGGCGCCAGGTGCACGTTGGCGAGGTAGGCGGCGAGGTCCGCGCCTGAGGCGCCGGTGAGCCCGATCCAGTTGTCGGCGACGCCGGTCAAGGCGCCGCCGCCCCCGCCGTTCGATCCCGACGCGGGCGAGCTGACCGCGTAGACGGAGTCGGTCAGGTCGATCACCGTCCGGCTCACGGCTCCCTCCGCTCCCGCGGCTCCCGATTTACCCGCGGCGCCCCCCGCGCCGACGTTCAGCTTGGACGAATAGCCCGTGATCCCGTTCACCCCGGTGAGCACGGAGACGCCGGGCAGGACGTCGGGGAACGCGATCTCCTGGTCGGAGGTGTTCTGGACGCGCACGGTCAAGCCCAGCGCGCCCGAGGGGTCGAAGAGAAGCGGCGCGCCGAGCTGGGTGAGCGTGGTGCCGCTGAGCGACTCCTGCGCGAGGGGATCCGCGACCGTGGTCGATCCGTCCGTCGCGGTCGCGCCACCGACCAGCGTGAGCGAGATCAACCCGGCCGCGGCCGATCCGGGTCCGAGCAGGAATGCGACGGCAAGAAACGGGAACAGCAGACGACGATGGGACACGGCAGGCCTCCGGGAATGGGTGGTGTCGGGAACCGGGGCCTACTGCGAGAGGCGTGCCGCGATCGAGCGAGCCGGAGCCGCGCGCGCGGCGGCGCGTGCGGGCGCGACAAAAGGGCTCCGCGCCGCTTCCATGGCACGGAGCCCAAAATCACGAAACGTCAACGCGCGGTAACGCGCGCGCCGACGATCGGCGACGTCAGCCGACCAGCTCGGCGATCGATTTCCCCTGCAGGAAGAGCCCCAGGTAATCCCGCCCGCCGGCCTTGGAGTCGGTGCCGCTCATGTTGAAGCCGCCGAAGGGGTGGACGCCGACCAAGGCACCCGTGCACTTCCGGTTGATGTAGAGGTTCCCGACGTGCAGGCGGCGCTTGGCCTCCACGACCTTGGCGCGGTCGCGCGAGTAGTAGGCGCCGGTCAGGCCGTAGATCGTTCCGTTGGCGATGGCGATCTCCTCCTCGAACGACGCGGCGGGGATGACCGCGAGCACCGGCCCGAAGATTTCCTCCTGGGCGATGCGGGCCTCGGGGCGGACGTCGGTGAAGACGGTGGGCTTGATGAAGTATCCGGGGCCCGAGTGCTTGCCCCCTCCGTTCAGCGTCTTCCCTTCCTTCTTCCCGACCTCGATGTAATCGAGGATCGTCTTCTCGGCGCGCGCGCTCACGACGGGGCCGAGGTAGTTCTCCCGGCTGGTCGTGGGGCCGACCGTGATCGCGTCGACGCGCGCCTTCAGGCGCTGCACGAATTCGTCATAGAAGGAACGATGGATGATCGCCCGCGAGCAGGCGGAGCACTTCTGCCCCTGGAAGCCGAACGCTCCCGCGGCCACGCCGGCGGCGGCCGCATCCAGATCCGCCCCCTCGTCCACGATCGTGAAATCCTTGCCGCCCATCTCCAGCACCATCCGCTTGAGCCAGATCTGTCCCGCCGGCACGCGCGCCGCGCGCTCGTGGATGCGGATGCCGACCTCTTTCGAGCCGGTGAAGGCGATGAAGCGGACGCGCGGGTGCTCGACGAGGGCGTCGCCCATCGCGCCGCCGGGTCCCGGCAGGAAGTTCACGACGCCGGGGGGCACGCCCGCCTCCTCGAGGATCTCGAAGAGCTTCCAGGCGATGAAGGGCGCGTCGCTCGAGGGCTTGAGCACCACGGTGTTCCCCGTGACGACCGCGGCCACCGTCATTCCCGTCGTGATCGCGAGCGGGAAGTTCCAGGGCGGGATCACCGCCCCCACGCCGAGCGGGATGTAGAGGAATTCGTTCGCCTCGCCGGGATAGGCGGTGACCGGCTGCTCGCCGCCCCAGCGCAGCATCTCGCGGGCGTAGAAGTCGCAGAAGTCGATCGCTTCGGCCGTGTCGCCGTCCGCCTCCGCCCAGCTCTTTCCGACCTCGTAGATCATCGCGGCCGACAGCTCGTTCCGGCGCCGCCGCATGATTCCCGCCACGCGGAGCAGCACGTTGGCGCGCTCGGCCGGAGGCACCCAGCGCCAGGACTCGAACGCGCGC
Proteins encoded:
- a CDS encoding PEP-CTERM sorting domain-containing protein, yielding MSHRRLLFPFLAVAFLLGPGSAAAGLISLTLVGGATATDGSTTVADPLAQESLSGTTLTQLGAPLLFDPSGALGLTVRVQNTSDQEIAFPDVLPGVSVLTGVNGITGYSSKLNVGAGGAAGKSGAAGAEGAVSRTVIDLTDSVYAVSSPASGSNGGGGGALTGVADNWIGLTGASGADLAAYLANVHLAPGQWIDIPDFVRISAFQRMTEGARLGFGFDIPTFSFGGISVTCGAWTGSFSEAGETAPPPPDPISLPEPGSGSLWLAGLGAFALCGRRVVARD
- the pruA gene encoding L-glutamate gamma-semialdehyde dehydrogenase: MLPEFQNAALLDFSRPENEKGMQCGLETIRGQLGKTHPLVIGGRRIESSDTFQSVNPADPSQCVGNFAKATADHVNQAVEAAERAFESWRWVPPAERANVLLRVAGIMRRRRNELSAAMIYEVGKSWAEADGDTAEAIDFCDFYAREMLRWGGEQPVTAYPGEANEFLYIPLGVGAVIPPWNFPLAITTGMTVAAVVTGNTVVLKPSSDAPFIAWKLFEILEEAGVPPGVVNFLPGPGGAMGDALVEHPRVRFIAFTGSKEVGIRIHERAARVPAGQIWLKRMVLEMGGKDFTIVDEGADLDAAAAGVAAGAFGFQGQKCSACSRAIIHRSFYDEFVQRLKARVDAITVGPTTSRENYLGPVVSARAEKTILDYIEVGKKEGKTLNGGGKHSGPGYFIKPTVFTDVRPEARIAQEEIFGPVLAVIPAASFEEEIAIANGTIYGLTGAYYSRDRAKVVEAKRRLHVGNLYINRKCTGALVGVHPFGGFNMSGTDSKAGGRDYLGLFLQGKSIAELVG